In Lactuca sativa cultivar Salinas chromosome 5, Lsat_Salinas_v11, whole genome shotgun sequence, the DNA window CTAGTTACTAATATGTCAGTCTGGTAGATATGTAGGACTACGTGTGATTCTGTTTGCATGATTATTTGTGTATGTTTATTATCtagtatatgtcgacatattgtgttgggttgaggttgtactgctccgtacggtagccaacaaaccttgGAGCATTTCATATATGAGCCGATGGCCGAGtatggcatgccagactcatactaagggctCATGAGCATTCTAGATACAAGTTGAGGACCAGGTGGTATGCTAGACTCGTACTAAGGGCTTAATGATATTTTAGTTTGATGACTGATCTAGTCAGTGAGCAAGccaaacataagttgtgggccccgaGGGTAAGTTGGACTTATGGTGAGGGCTCATGAGTAATCCATtcttttagttgtggacccattgcatgttgttattgtatatgttatttggttatgtgttggtactttcGGAGAACTCACCGAGCATTGGCTTAtaattttgggttatgtttcaggtactttaaatgaccgcgggaaggagaaggcgtgaccgtacacatcctttgtttatgatctatgattttgggaaactctgatgacagaaatgttttgaaaactattttgtaagCACTTTATGGTTTTGGGGTtgtatttaaaaagtttaaatttatcatgatttttatggatgttacaaaataGGGGGTGAATGTAGGTTGCACCTGACCCCACAtcagcttggaaggagaactaagcatttccttataaggggtgtagaTATCTTCCTTCACACAATGTTTTTTTAaggccgtgagggcagcagatcccataagaagtATGCAGTTAAGCGTGCCCGTGAGAGAGCAATTTAGGAATGGGTGACCCATTGGGAAGTTTTTGTGCCGGGAGcctaaagcggacaatattgtgatacgtgccagagggggtgttacaattggtatcaaagctaggGTAGGGGTCGATGTGTTCAATAGGGacatcgaaccctataatggagGGTGAAGGTaggttgcacctgatcccacatcgggtTGGAAGGAGAACTAAGTATTTCTTATAAGGTGTTTGTATACCTTCCTcgacacaacgcgttttaaagtggTGAGGGCAATAGATCCCATAAAAACTCTCATAAAAACTCTGCAGTTAAACGTGCTTGGGCGAGAGCAattcagggatgggtgaccccctgtgAAGATTTCGTGTCGGGAACCTAaaacggacaatattgtgatacgtgtcagAATGGTGTGTTACATACAACCGTATGTTCACAACAGGAATTAGTTGGTGTGTGAAAGGTGACCCAGAAACTCACGTTAGAGAAGTtcctttaaaaaaaatccaaaaaatacaaATAACAAAGTTTCATCAATCCTCATAAAATGTCTTAGGCGGTGTTTGAGATtgcttttcaaaacatttggctTTTTGAAAAGCcaataagtcaaaaaaaaaatgtttggcaAACTCAAAAGCACTTTTAAGAATAAATTTTCTATTAGCTTCaaaaagttgtttttgaaaaacatgtaaaaCTTAGCCTTTTGAAACTGCTTATGGTTTTTTAGCAAAAATAACTTCAGAAATGAGTTTTTAAGCCAAAcatttttttaacttattgacttATTGGTTTTTTCACCGTAAAAATTAATCTAACActttttttaaaacttatttacCATCACTATAAACCGATAATCACTTTTGTCTAAAAATGCTTTTAGAGTTTAAAAAACACTACAAAGACCCCTCAAAAATATGAAAACGCATGAACCTAACAACTAAATGCAACGCAGCTAAATGACATAAACATGTTAAACAATGgtacttaaaataataaataataataatggacTTTTATGATTTAACTATTTAAGGGCATTCGTGTATTTCTATTTATACAGGataaaagaatttaaatttctttcatctctctttatattaataaataaaatcaagaaGGATTTATTTCCTTTTTGCCTGACAACAAAAACATATGACATCTAATACTCAGTTGTTTTGGTTTGCACTAAAATACGCAAACCAACCACGTCTTAAAAAgtcattatcattatcaaattaAGTTTCCCTTAAAATATTGTTATTTCTCGTAACAAATCATTTTTAATTTTGGAAttgatgaaaataatttgtttccACATTTTTATATACTATTAGGACGGTGCCAAGATACAGTCCTTGTCTAACAACACATCACACGTATTCTCCCACGCATGACTCGTAGATATTCCCATTGTCGTTTCAAGCCCCCCTCTCCATTGTTTCTTCCGTTCTCTTCAACCCCATTTCCCCCAAAATTCTCCCTATTTCAACTTCTTCCAATTGCTGCCTTCACGTTCCCGGTATGATTTCCAACACATTACTGTTACACACCCTGTTTATGTAATGATTGCTTAATTTGATTTTGATTACTAATTTTCGATCACTGTGGGGTTTTTTTGAAAGTAATTTGTGGGTTTTGTTCGAAACTAAACTTGTGAATAGGGTTTATCTGGGATCTTACTAGATCTCGATACTGTCATTTTGATGTTGGTGTAGGTCTACAAGGTAACGAGCGAAGAAAATGGCGAGTAGGGTAGACCATGAATACGATTACTTATTCAAGATCGTGTTGATAGGTGATTCAGGTGTTGGGAAATCCAACATTTTATCGAGGTTTACGAGGAATGAGTTCTGTTTGGAGTCCAAATCCACCATTGGAGTTGAGTTTGCTACGAGAACTATAGAGGTTTgtgttctttctttctttcttttctttcatcCCAAAATTGATGTCAAATGAGTTGATTTTTGGTCATAATGGCGTTATAatcaaatgattttaaatgaattGGAAGTTTGTGGAGATTCACCAATGATATGAGATATGAACACAGGTCGACGGAAAGACGATAAAGGCTCAAATTTGGGACACGGCGGGGCAAGAGAGGTACAGGGCAATCACGAGTGCCTACTACCGAGGCGCCGTCGGAGCTCTTCTGGTGTACGACATAACAAAAAGACCAACCTTCGGCAACCTCCAAAGGTGGTTGCGTGAGCTCAGGGAACACGCCGACGGTAATATTGTTCTGATGTTGGCCGGAAACAAGTCGGATCTGAACCATCTGAGATCGGTGGCTGAGGAAGATGGTCAATGTCTTGCTGAAAAAGAAGGGCTTTCGTTTCTGGAAACATCGGCACTTGAATCGTATAATATTGAGAAAGCTTTTCATACGCTTTTGACGGATGTATATCGGATTGTTAGTAAGAAAGCGTTGGCGGCGAAAGAAGCGGCGATGGGCTTACCGGGAAATGGAACCACCATTGATGTTGGTGATGCGTTGGGGAACACAAAGAGAGGTTGTTGCTCTTCTTGAGCGCCATGTTTGGTGAAGTAAAGATTTGGTAGCAAAGCACATATGTGATTTGTATtgcattttttttaatctttgatGAGGTCTTTATAGAATAATGTTTTTGAAGAAATGTTATTGTGAGATTATTGACATGCAATTACGCACCTAAAATATCTGTGCTCGTTGTCCCGGTTTGTACATGTAATTTACACTCAACTTGTTTATCAAACCAAGATCTTGTTATATTAGTAAtcattttattttctaaaaagcttattttaatgattattataaagctGCATCCACAAACTATTAGCTATCCCAATCAAAATGGATTAATATCTAGCTAGAGAGCCTAATCATTATACATTTATGAGTGATTTAGTTACTTAAACTTTTActattctatatatatttatattttatttgtaatATTATAATTGTTTATAGGAagaaaaatgttgtattttaacTACTTTATATGTTGTTGTGTTATCAATCAAAGTATTGTGTTTATTGTTAATTTGTTACCAAGCTTCAGTGTTTGAGGATGATCTTTGTGGGATTAATAAAGAAGTGAAGGTCTAGGCAGTAGACCACATGGTCTCATATATAAGCATATAGAGGAACATCGAGGAAGAAGATTAAAATGTTACATAACAATGTGTTAACCACAAGAGTAGGAAGATTACCAGGAGGTTTAGGATGTGGAAGGATGCTAAGAAGGATTAGGTGAAGACAACCATAGAAAACATAGTTCTAACAATTATAATGCTTACGGAGGAAGCGAAGAAGCATGCCATCAAATCCATCGAAATATTTGCTTAGAAAAATGTATGATTCCATGAGAATACTTcattgtgtgtctaaactataGTGTATTGAAAACTGTATTGTCCTGTATTCAGTACATTTACaagatgtttgatgaaatgcaagTCCATGATTGATTAATCCAGTGGAATATTGTTTATGTCTTGGTCCTTTTGTAGAGAGTTAACTATCTTAAAGAGGTCAGGTTACCATGGATTTTTGGTATTCTTTCAACAAGGAAGGAGATAATCAGAAATGTCCAAATAGTGAAGATGGGTGAAATTACATAGGTATAAATGAAGAGAACTAGATAAATTATAATAACTAAAGTTAATAAATCTAAGATGCTTCAAGCTAAGTTTTGGTCTTATATAAACTTGTATAAATGTATAAAGTAATTAGACAAATTGAGCATCTAAATGATTGTTAGATTGCAATGAACCTCAACCCATGCATAAAGGTGTTGGGTATTctctagggatgaaagtgggtctaaACCCAGCTCGGATGGATCTGGACCCGGAACaggttaacgggattttatagaatCAGAAatcggaccggtatataggaaccagtTGCGATTCGGTTCCAAGTAAAGTgagtctagaaccggaaaacctagAAATATCAAAGTGGGTGGGGTggaaccgggtaaagtgggtttagaatcggaaaaaccagaattttttggtaattactcgctacttagtgggttgaactttgaaaattttcatattgatatcccgagtTCGGGGGAATGTAAGTCATTGAATATGAACccaaaattgacaaaattatagtctaaaatcatgtacaaactctaaactacactctagaaaaaaaaacatatgtcaatccgactttaaacaaATGAGATATGTATGTTTTAACATTTTCATAGAATAcatagtacaaaaacaaatagctgaaaagttgataATTTTCAGCTTTGTTATCCCGATTTTGGGGGATTGTAATTTATTGAATATTAAAccgaaaatgacaaaattatagtctaaacttatatacaaactctaaactacaagttggaaaaaaccgtatgtcaatctAATTTCGAACAAAATCGATATgcttgttttgaaatttttacaGAATACaaaaaagctgaaaaactaaaaactactagctttgatatctcgacttcaAGGGACTGTAAGTCATTGAATATAAACCCaaatgtaacgaccgaaaaattccaaccaatttaaacttttcaaaaacaacccgatttcattaaatcattacaaaaaggttttcaatacaattaaattaaagtattcccagaatcacaacataaacatgaggagcggtacgatcacgccttcgccttgccacggtctcctgaagaaactgaaaaacataaaaccacaactgtaagcctaaaagcttagtgagatatccccaaaataccaaccacatataccatacacgcataacatgccatatcatatccgatcacagaacagccatacaCTTCGAGTCTACTGTAtaactggtccgccgcaccggccaacagtccacctggtccaccctccgagtctagccatatacatcgagtctgcagtgtgattggtccgcccgcaccgaaccttcaatccacttggtccactctctgagtctacagtatgactggtccgcccacatcgggcgttcagtcggcctggtccactctccgagcctcgacacgtctggtccgccctcttggggcctacagcctattcggaccgctcgctgggccttcgggacaaccggtccgccctgggtatcttggcctacaacacaaagcaggacccgcctcaacccaactccagtccaaacaaccatgtgcacataaacatacaatcatataacaattcacagtcaacaagccgatctagcagatcatctaatatatcatcatcctaaccaggataccgacctatccggtcactagcatagcatcatcctacataacaggataccgaccttaaccaggtctctaacatataccatcctagctaccaggatgcaaacatatcaaagcaataacataacaacaaatacccgaatctcaatccaataaaagggccgaccttggtgccttagaccctattgatatagtgaggacaactcacctcgaaattgccgactgaacagataaacccaagctactccaaccactgatacgatctccaacactggccaacaccaagacactgaactcaaaacaatattcaacaattaccaaaatgcctctggaaaataactggtcaacccttggccaaagccaacccctgactgactctactcgccgagtcatcctaatgactcgtcgagtccacatacACAAAATCTCCCCCATccgcgacttaactcgccgagtcaccccaagactcgccgagtccagcaactctgagtcctttctcactcgactcaccgagtcatcccttgactcatcgagtcacagctcaaccagaagaaacttggacctcacgaccagactcgccgagtccaagaacagacttgccgagtctaa includes these proteins:
- the LOC111907255 gene encoding ras-related protein Rab2BV, coding for MASRVDHEYDYLFKIVLIGDSGVGKSNILSRFTRNEFCLESKSTIGVEFATRTIEVDGKTIKAQIWDTAGQERYRAITSAYYRGAVGALLVYDITKRPTFGNLQRWLRELREHADGNIVLMLAGNKSDLNHLRSVAEEDGQCLAEKEGLSFLETSALESYNIEKAFHTLLTDVYRIVSKKALAAKEAAMGLPGNGTTIDVGDALGNTKRGCCSS